In a genomic window of Erigeron canadensis isolate Cc75 chromosome 5, C_canadensis_v1, whole genome shotgun sequence:
- the LOC122599475 gene encoding glycine-rich cell wall structural protein-like: MDRKVVRSGIFLGFLFALFVGHRIEGRKLVALESNSGNPVEQIKKPEWFLDDQPGFNGGGGGGWGGGGGGGGSFSFGIGNGQGFTIGSDVKTVEKPDCVGKEKGGKGKKHGKKEKSHRGHIGNGGGIGKGIGSGGSGGKEKGGIGKGVGSGGGGGASGGIGKGDGGGVGGGIGKGDGGGLGGGSGGGGIGKGGGDAGGIGGGSGGVVGGGGAVGGGGGSAGDAGKGVGGGIGGGAGGGGGGVGGGSGVGGGIGGGGEASGGIGSGGAGGGIGSGGAGGGIGSGGGMGGGSGGGIGGGFGSGGGVGGGGGAGGGMGGGFGKGVGGGFGGGAGGGFGGSNGGGFGGGGGGGFGGGVGGNGGIGGGGGMGGGGGFGGGIGKGIGGGFGGGSGGGVGGGDEGEIGV; encoded by the coding sequence ATGGATAGAAAGGTTGTTCGAAGTGGAATATTTTTGGGatttttatttgctttatttgTTGGTCATCGTATAGAGGGGAGAAAACTGGTGGCCCTAGAGTCAAATAGCGGCAATCCTGTTGAACAAATAAAGAAACCCGAATGGTTCCTTGATGATCAACCAGGAtttaatggtggtggtggtggtggttggggtggaggaggaggtggtggcggCTCTTTTAGTTTTGGTATTGGAAACGGGCAAGGTTTTACTATTGGGAGTGATGTTAAAACAGTTGAAAAACCAGATTGTgttggaaaagaaaaaggtgGTAAAGGTAAGAAGCATGGTAAGAAAGAGAAGAGCCACCGTGGCCACATTGGCAATGGTGGTGGCATTGGTAAGGGAATTGGATCCGGTGGCAGTGGTGGAAAAGAGAAAGGTGGAATTGGAAAAGGAGTTGGAAGTGGTGGTGGAGGGGGTGCTAGTGGAGGAATAGGAAAGGGCGATGGAGGAGGTGTTGGTGGAGGAATAGGGAAGGGCGATGGAGGTGGACTTGGTGGAGGTTCTGGTGGTGGAGGGATAGGAAAAGGAGGTGGTGATGCAGGTGGAATTGGAGGAGGTTCCGGTGGTGTAGTAGGAGGTGGTGGCGCagtaggaggtggtggtggcagtgCAGGAGATGCTGGAAAAGGAGTAGGAGGGGGTATCGGGGGCGGCgcaggaggtggtggtggtggagtcgGAGGGGGTAGTGGTGTTGGTGGGGGAATAGGAGGGGGTGGTGAAGCTAGTGGAGGAATAGGAAGTGGTGGAGCAGGTGGAGGAATAGGAAGTGGTGGAGCGGGTGGAGGAATAGGAAGTGGAGGAGGAATGGGTGGTGGATCTGGCGGAGGAATTGGAGGTGGTTTTGGAAGTGGTGGTGGGGtaggtggcggtggtggtgctGGAGGGGGTATGGGAGGCGGTTTTGGGAAAGGAGTTGGTGGAGGATTCGGTGGTGGGGCAGGCGGAGGATTTGGTGGAAGTAATGGTGGAGGGTTTGGTGGGGGAGGTGGAGGTGGATTTGGAGGCGGGGTTGGTGGGAATGGAGGTATAGGCGGTGGAGGAGGAATGGGAGGTGGAGGAGGCTTTGGTGGAGGTATTGGTAAAGGAATTGGAGGTGGATTTGGTGGTGGTAGCGGTGGTGGAGTAGGTGGTGGAGATGAAGGTGAAATTGGTGTCTAG
- the LOC122599476 gene encoding uncharacterized protein LOC122599476: MVAPIKGEVLQVYLAASEETISAVLTAERKGGQVPIYFVSRVLQSLETRYPEIEKLALALIHAARRLRRYFQAHPIQVLTDKPIKQVLTWPEVSRRLAKWAIELGEHEIEFRPRNAIKGQVMTDFLAETPSKEPTQKRKTPTKEVYEEPMEPETWKLYTDGASSADASGAGLILTNPEGQEFTYALRFNFKTTNNVSEYEALLAELRIAQKMKVKHVHAFVDSQIVAFQVDGTYEAKEPVIPGEERSSIEESSMVAPIEEDGPTWMIPIIDYLTNGTLPADRDQARKIRVKAPQYALRGEGLYKKSYLGPLLRCVGPRQAKEVIQEIHYGARGLHSGPRTPGLSPNGESIIVGPFPTAPGRLKFLVVAIDYFTKWVEAKPLATISGKHMEKFVWEHIITRFGIPETIISDNGKQFCERKFKSFCENLEIHQSFTSVAHPQANGQVESANKSIVKGIKARLGRSQNGWVDELHQVLWAHRTTPKTSNGETPFSLVYGTEAMISAEASVPTARRFINSTENEEQLRTNLDLLEERREVAAIKEAEYKKIDAEVLQPAST; encoded by the exons ATGGTAGCCCCCATCAAGGGAGAAGTTTTGCAGGTCTACCTTGCAGCCTCAGAAGAAACCATTAGTGCAGTTCTAACAGCGGAAAGAAAAGGAGGGCAAGTGCCTATATACTTTGTGAGTAGAGTGCTTCAAAGTCTAGAAACAAGATACCCAGAAATTGAAAAGCTGGCCTTGGCATTGATCCATGCTGCCAGGAGGCTCCGGCGCTACTTTCAGGCTCACCCAATCCAGGTCCTCACAGACAAGCCGATAAAGCAGGTGCTTACTTGGCCAGAAGTATCAAGGCGATTGGCCAAATGGGCTATCGAACTTGGGGAGCACGAGATAGAGTTTCGCCCCAGGAATGCCATCAAAGGGCAGGTAATGACAGATTTCCTGGCAGAGACACCAAGTAAAGAGCCTACTCAAAAAAGGAAGACCCCGACAAAAGAAGTGTATGAGGAGCCTATGGAGCCAGAAACATGGAAATTGTATACGGATGGAGCCTCTAGTGCCGATGCCTCGGGAGCTGGATTGATACTTACTAACCCAGAAGGCCAAGAATTCACATATGCCCTTCGATTCAACTTCAAGACAACCAATAATGTCTCAGAGTATGAAGCCCTACTGGCAGAACTCCGGATAGCCCAAAAAATGAAGGTAAAGCACGTACACGCTTTTGTAGACTCACAGATAGTGGCTTTTCAAGTAGACGGAACTTATGAAGCAAAAGAGCCGGTTATACCCGGAGAAG AGAGAAGTTCCATTGAAGAAAGCTCGATGGTAGCCCCAATAGAAGAGGATGGCCCTACATGGATGATACCGATCATTGACTATCTCACCAATGGGACACTCCCAGCTGACAGAGATCAGGCAAGAAAAATTAGAGTTAAGGCTCCACAATATGCACTCAGGGGAGAAGGCTTATACAAGAAATCATACTTGGGTCCCCTACTTCGATGTGTAGGACCAAGGCAAGCTAAGGAAGTCATTCAAGAAATACATTATGGAGCCCGTGGTCTCCACTCTGGTCCAAGAACT CCTGGCCTTTCACCAAATGGGGAATCGATAATTGTGGGACCATTCCCAACAGCACCAGGTAGACTCAAGTTCCTAGTAGTAGCGATTGACTACTTCACCAAGTGGGTGGAAGCCAAACCGCTAGCTACAATTAGCGGGAAACACATGGAAAAATTTGTGTGGGAACATATTATAACAAGGTTTGGGATCCCAGAAACAATCATTAGCGATAATGGGAAGCAGTTTTGTGAAagaaagtttaaaagtttttgtgAAAATCTTGAAATACACCAAAGTTTTACATCAGTGGCCCACCCACAGGCCAATGGACAAGTGGAGTCGGCAAACAAGTCGATAGTTAAGGGAATCAAGGCAAGACTGGGAAGAAGCCAAAATGGTTGGGTGGACGAATTACATCAAGTGCTCTGGGCACACCGAACCACTCCCAAAACCAGCAACGGGGAAACTCCTTTTAGCCTGGTGTATGGGACAGAAGCAATGATCTCAGCTGAAGCTAGTGTTCCAACGGCCAGAAGATTCATAAACAGCACGGAAAATGAAGAACAGCTAAGAACCAACTTGGACCTTTTAGAAGAAAGACGAGAAGTCGCAGCCATTAAGGAAGCTGAATACAAAAAAATAGATGCAGAAGTACTACAACCAGCGAGTACATAA
- the LOC122600688 gene encoding trihelix transcription factor ASIL1, giving the protein MDYNQSVRARRPARNNNNSYHGNNNNYNEYGNEGYDNQRYGYHQEEEDEVEEEDDEEEEDDNNEYERGYYRVSGGMDAGESSRRHHQKKRRLDNLVGNYEYAPRGSNVGGGGGGGADEWSENATFVLLEVWGDRYMELGRRSLRGEDWVEVAEKVSEMCKMEINETQCRNRLETLKKKYKKEKGKMEDMGMGGRGIEGYHGKWGFFKKMDMLFSPKRQHNGLPCGVDSGEYVFMNTKVYLNQSNAMDEMRDSPGESESDEDDEDNQKDDEGFRLLAESVQNFGEIYEKIEGRKRQQMMELEQMRQDFQRELELQKKQILEKAQAEIAKIREGDDEDVNSAENLSG; this is encoded by the coding sequence ATGGATTACAATCAGTCTGTTAGAGCTAGGCGTCCTGCTCGTAATAACAATAACAGTTACCatggaaataataataattataacgaGTACGGAAACGAGGGGTACGATAATCAGAGATATGGTTATCATCAGGAGGAGGAGGAtgaggttgaagaagaagacgatgaagaagaagaagatgataatAACGAATATGAACGCGGATATTATCGTGTTTCTGGTGGAATGGATGCAGGTGAGTCGTCTAGGCGTCATCATCAGAAGAAACGGAGATTGGATAATTTGGTTGGGAATTATGAGTATGCACCTCGTGGGTCGAATgttggtggcggcggcggcggtggtgcgGATGAGTGGAGTGAGAATGCGACGTTTGTGTTGTTGGAGGTTTGGGGTGATAGGTATATGGAGTTAGGGAGGAGGAGTTTAAGAGGCGAGGATTGGGTTGAGGTTGCGGAGAAGGTGTCGGAGATGTGTAAGATGGAGATTAACGAGACGCAGTGTAGGAACAGGTTAGAGACGTTGAAGAAAAAGTATAAGAAAGAGAAGGGGAAAATGGAGGATATGGGGATGGGTGGGAGAGGTATAGAAGGGTATCATGGTAAATGGGGTTTCTTTAAAAAGATGGATATGTTGTTTTCTCCAAAGAGGCAACATAACGGTTTGCCTTGTGGGGTTGATTCTGGGGAGTATGTGTTTATGAATACGAAGGTTTATTTGAACCAGTCGAATGCTATGGATGAGATGAGAGATAGTCCCGGAGAGTCAGAGTCTGATGAAGATGACGAGGATAATCAGAAAGATGATGAGGGGTTTAGGTTGTTGGCTGAATCGGTTCAGAATTTTGGGGAGATTTATGAGAAGATTGAGGGTAGGAAGAGACAGCAGATGATGGAGTTAGAGCAGATGAGGCAGGATTTTCAGAGAGAGTTGGAGCTGCAGAAGAAGCAGATTCTTGAGAAGGCACAGGCCGAGATTGCAAAGATAAGGGAAGGAGATGACGAAGACGTTAACTCTGCAGAGAATTTAAGTGGATAA